ctttcaaaactaaatatgtgttgtatgaatggttggttaGGCCCTTTGGGTTGACCAATGCTcctagcactttcatgagattaatgaaccGTGTGTTAAGGGAATTTCTAGGAAAATTTGTTgtggtttattttgatgatatcttgaTTTATAGCAAATTCCATGATGAACATCTTGTGCATTTGAGAAGAGTTTTAGAGGCCCTTAGGTGTGAGAGCTTGTATGCTAACATGGATAAATATGTGTTCTATTTGGACCATGTAGTTTTCCTTGGTTTTGTTGTTAGCTCACAGGGAGTACAAGTTGTTCaagaaaaggtgaaagccattcAAGAATGGCCAACCCGAAAACTATTGGTGAGGTAAGAAGCTTTCATGGTTTGGCAAGTTTCTACAGAAGATTTGTTAGGGATTTTAGTACTGTGGCAGCACCTCTTACTGAGATTTCCAAGAAAAATATAGGATTTAAATGGGGGGGAAAACAAGAACATGCATTCGCTGCACTCAAAGAAAAATTGATGCATGCACCAATTCTTGCATTAACTAATTTTGGAAAATcctttgaaattgagtgtgatgcgtCTGGGGTTGGGATAGGGGTTGTTTTAATGCAAGAGGGACATCCCATTGCCTACTTTAGTGAAAAACTAAATGAGGTTGTCCTTAATTATTCCACATATGACAAGGAGTTGTATGCATTGGTAAGGGCATTACAAACTTGGTAGCATTACCTTCTACCCAAACAATTTGGTGATCATGAATCCTTGAAGCATCTCAAGGTACAAAACAAACTGAGCAAGAGACATGCCAGGTGGGTGGAGTTTCTTGAACAATTCCAATATGTGATCAAGCACAAGAAAGGTAAGTCCAATGTAGTTGTTGATGCACTTTCAAGAAGGTATGATTTATTCTCTACTCTTGAAACTAAATTCATTGGGTTTGAGCACATTAAAGAATAGTATGAACATGATCCAGATTTTGCTTCTAAATATTCTTCATGTGTACATACTACTCAAAATGGTTTCTTTCAGCATAACgactatttgttaaaaaaaagattatgtgTGCCTAAAGGATCCATAAGAAGATTGCTTGTAAAAGAAGCCCACGAGGGGGGattaatggggcattttggggttCAAAAGACTTTAGACATGTTACAGGAGCATTTCTATTGGCCACATATGAAACATGATGTGCATAAGTTTTGTGAACAATGCATTGTTTGTAAGCCGTCAAAGTCTAGAGTCATGTCTTATGGTCTTTATTCTCCTTTGCCTGTCCCTGAATATCCTTGGGCTGAtttatccatggattttgttttagGTTTGCCACGGACAAGGAATGGAAAGGactttatttttgttgtagTTGGCAGGTTCTCAAAAATGGCGCATTTCACACCAtgtaagaaaaatgatgatgcgTGCCATGTTGCtgaattatttttcaaagaagttaccaagatgcatcattttggACCGAGACACCAAGTTCCTTAGTCACTTTTGGAGAACATTATGGGATAAGGTTGGAACAAAGCTTCTCTTTTCCACCACATGCCATCCTCAAACCGATGACCAAACCGAGGTAGTAAACACAACTTTGTCTTTTCTTCTTAGAGTTgtgattaaaaagaatataaagagtTAGGAAGAATGTCTGTCTCATGTTGAGTTGGCATACAATAGGGTTGTACATAACACTACACAACACTATCCATTTGAAGTAGTGTATGGTTTTAATCCCTtgactcctcttgatttgttaccatttcctaacattttttattttaagcataaggatgcaAGGCTAAAGTTGAATAAGTGAAAAGATTGCATGAGCAAGTGAAGgctcaaattgcaaagaagaatgaaagttatgccaagcaagccaacaagaataggaagaaagtggtacttgaatcaggtgattgggtttgggtacaaATGAGGAAGGAGAGGTTCCCTTAACAAAGGAAGTCCAAACTTCAACCTAGAGGAGACGGACCTTTCCAAGTACTAGAGAggatcaatgacaatgcttacaagatAGATATTCCAGGTGAATATGGAGTACGTTCCTCTTTTAATGTTGTTGACTTGACTCCATTTGTTGCAGGTGGTGATTCTAAAGGTTTGAGGGAAAATGCTTTCCAAGaaagagggaatgatgagaatcccaAAGCTGCCCAAATACAATGATCTATgaccaggagtaggaccaaaTAGTCAAAGGATACCCTCTAACAAATGGTATCAGTCATACTTTataaggcccaagtggagaaggatgaaggtccagaggcactaccaagaatCTTGATTGTTGTTGAaagcccaaactaatttgaaggtccatgtcaaatatttttctattttttttttgtaattttaattaaataaaaagttggTGCCTTTTCAGCTGCACCTCAACTACATTATATGTATTGAACTCATTTTCAAGAAAAGGGACTTTGGCATTTTTGAGAATATACGTGTGTATTTGATGAGAGCTTCTCTCTTGGTTCCTTACAAAACCAATCTCGGACTTATCAAGGTTGAACTCTTGTGGCATCTACCCTTGGCTTATCTTCCATCCCTGAAAGTGGCGTCATTCGTTTCCATGACCTATACCAAGTGATCCGCTCCTAATAAGGATCACATCATCGAGCTTCTCTTTGGGTTCCTTGTTAAACCAATCTCGGACTTATCAAGGTTGAacccttgtggcgtctacccttgGCTTATCTTCCATCTTTGGAAGTGACGTCATTCGTTTCCATGACCTGTaccaagcgatccgctcctagaAAGGATCACATCACCTTATGtctttgtttctcttttatatttgatttttttataggcaaatattaattgttagttttttgttaGCAGGAGAGATTGAACTCGCAACCTTCCCTCCTTCCCTACTTTCTTAACCACCCAACAAACCTTGTATCTTCTTGTCTTCTATTTGATTTACTAATTCTAGGTTATGTTTTGATTTGTTGTGGAaacctatttttaattttgctcAAGGTTCTATTGATCtaaaaggttttgtgaagaCTTTGTTTTCAATCTTTCAATCAACAAAGGATAACTTTGATCTTCGAAAAAGCTTACCAAAAATTTTATATCACAATTCAACCATCATTATTGTGATTCTTGCCTTTAGAAGTAATGTCTTCTTCATCCTTTGCTTGTATAGAGCAACCATGTAATCTAGGGAACATTGCTCTTGTTTCACGAGAAGAAAGAACaagcattttagagtaaatGGGAAGAGGAAGAGTCAAAGGAACAAGCAATTGTATCATCCACAAACACGAGAAGAAGGAGAATTGTTACGTGATGTACTTTTAATGAATCAATATGAATCAttagattaaaagaaataaaggatCGAGAGAGTTACTCCTAAAGTAAGGGACTATAATACCTCCTTTGTCCCAAAATAAGTATCGACgcacttaattttttaatgtaatattaattattttttttactaatacacCCCTAATAAGTATCActttaaattttcaatgtattgaatgtaatattaatactaaagctaattttataaaatcattattctctttcatttgtttattaatttttcttaatttgtgtaAAATATCCTAAGACACTTAGAAGgagtatatattattatattatgtatatatgtatgtggtATGTGTACCTCTGTGTACATAGTGGCGGAGATTCTTCAAAGCAAGGGGCAGCCATGGCccccttaaaataattttcttataaataaaacattaaatacatTTACATATATTTGAGCAAGATTCCCCAAATATTTCAGCAAGATTCGCCACCACGTATACACACATACAACTTATTACAACATGATTTATGATCGGCCTGCGTTAGTTAACTTTAGTGTCAAAGAATCTTTACAAGAAGCTTCATAAATCAAATCACAACCCTAACTATTGCTGCCATTTATGGGAGGAGATAAACACATCACTACTTCCATCATATTTTAAAACAGAGGGAACAAGTAGCAGTAAAGCAAGACAAGAGGGTGGATGAAAAGCTTCCTACTCTCCTAGCAATTATCCATCGCATCCATTAAGAATGAGTCTTGCTACCGACAGTCACTTTAGAAATCAACAAAATATATACTTGAAACTACAAACTACATTATAAGATTTTAACGAGCTTAATACTGCATTTTATATGGAACCAAATtgtaagaaatttttgtattatataagtattttaaatttaaacaaaattctaatataaattaaaagaaaatatttaaaataataattaagaaatatatgcataactaatttatgtaaaattaaaaatatagtaaaagagaaaaattaaaattttaaaatttaaaattaatttagaagaATGAAATTACTAAGATTTGggtgataaatttaatttatataaaataaataaaataatttgaaaataaaaatagttgagATGTTAGGACtaaggaaataaatttaaaagtattgcGGGAGATAAGCTtctaagattaaaaataatatattcattattcaatattttcaaaaaattataaaaacaaaattattaatctaaaaaagaaaaattaaaaaaatattttgaaaacaaaataatttaaaattactaagaGAAAGAGCAACTAAGATTTTGACAGaaaaaatgaatgcaaaaataacacaattaaaattaaaaaataataaccatTAATGTCTTACATTTTTATgcataaacatatatattacttttaatttaaaaataaaaatattttagtcatttgtgtgaaattaaattacttacaacaaataaatttaattcaattttttaatagtaaaactctttatatatatatatatatatatatatatatatatatatatatatatatatatatatatatatacacacgtaTCAGTGACATATGTAGGATAATTTGACTACATTAAATAAACAAGTGGAAATGCATGGCATCTGACAAAAGTCCAGCTTTCTCTGCTGTTAATTAGGTGCCACGAGGAAAAGCTTCGTAAAGAGTAAAGAaagcgagaaaaaaaaaaagtcaccaTTGGCCCTATCCGCCCCAACAAGTACGCTGTCAAGATTCTGCATACACCCTTCAGGGTAACATGACACGAACCACTCTTCATCCTCACTCTTCTTCACTACTACTCCATTATCTTCCtctttctatttctctcttctcACACTGAACCCAAACCCCAAACCCAAACCCACCAATTCAGATCACAATGAAGCCCAACGACAACATGACAATGCTGGCCAAAACCGACTCCGAGGTTAGCAGCCTCACGCAGTCTTCGCCGGCGCGGTCCCCGCGACGGGACGTGTACTACGTGCAAAGTCCGTCGCGGGACTCGTCCCACGACGGCGAGAAGACTACGAACTCGTTCCACTCGAGTCCGCTGCAGAGCCCCTTAGGCTCCCCGCCCCACTCCCACTCCAACTCCTCCCTGGGCCGCCACTCCCGCGAGTCCGCCTCCACGCGGTTCTCGGGCTCACGCAAGAGCAGCTCCTCCGGCAACAACCGCAAGGGTCCGTGGAGGCCCTGGAAGGACCAGTTCCACGCCATCGAGGAAGAGGGCCTCCTCGACCCCAACGACAATGCCCACCATGGCTTCCCTCGTCGCTGCTATTTCCCCGCGTTTGTCGTCGGCTTCGTCGTCCTCTTCTCCGCGTTCTCCCTCATTCTCTGGGGTGCTAGTCGCCCTCAAAAGCCCGCCATTTCTCTCAaggttcttcttcttttaactctcaatatttttttttatctatgataATCCAAATGTTTAAAAAGTTTATACCTCTTTACCCACATTATTCAACCCAATTTGAGTTAGACCCTCTTGGTCTATTAATTGtcaatataacttttaatttggaAATGTCTGCACATTTTctcttattattaaatttggAATTCAAgttcttatttaaaaattttaagtatatacTTTCCGACAAATCATATGTTGGTTAACGTTTAAATTTCTTTAGTTATTATAATTCTTGTTAATTTACTGATTATGTGATCTTTGGCAGAGTATAACGTTTGACCAATTCGTGATACAAGCGGGAGCGGATATGTCAGGAGTTGCCACAAGTTTGGTGTCCATGAATTCATCTGTGAAAATGACGTTTCGTAACACCGCTACATTTTTCGGGGTCCATGTGACCTCAACTCCCGTGGATCTCAATTATTATCAACTTACTGTAGCCACTGGAACTGTAAGTTAATCATAAATATTCTCGcaatcaatcaattaatcatagacatttttcattatattatatgttgtgttattattataatgtgggatttaatttgattaattcgCAGATGCCAAAGTTTTATCAATCAAGGAAGAGCCAAAGATCTGTTCGGGTAATGGTAATTGGGAGTCATATTCCACTGTACGGAGGTGGAGCCAACCTGAACAGTGTGAACGGTAAACCGGTTGAACCGGTGCCGTTGACGTTGAGCGTGATGGTGCGGTCGAGGGCTTATGTTTTAGGCAAATTGGTGAAGCCAAAGTTCTACAAGAAAATAGAGTGTTCCATCGTTATGGATCCGAAGAAGATGGGCAAGGCAATTTCACTCGTCAAGAAATGCACTTACCAGTAAAATCAGCGGCATGATTAATAAGatcaaacaataatttaattaaatttaagggTATGGTTGGAAACAGCCGAAAGGGTAGTTTGGATCTAGTCGGTGGCTCAATTtcaacaccccccccccccccccccctaccGTAGTTGGaacaaaaatattgaattcATGAATTGTATTGTATCCCCAACccagagagagagagtagaTTGTTATCGGGTCAAATAATAGAAT
This genomic interval from Glycine max cultivar Williams 82 chromosome 5, Glycine_max_v4.0, whole genome shotgun sequence contains the following:
- the LOC100798888 gene encoding uncharacterized protein — its product is MKPNDNMTMLAKTDSEVSSLTQSSPARSPRRDVYYVQSPSRDSSHDGEKTTNSFHSSPLQSPLGSPPHSHSNSSLGRHSRESASTRFSGSRKSSSSGNNRKGPWRPWKDQFHAIEEEGLLDPNDNAHHGFPRRCYFPAFVVGFVVLFSAFSLILWGASRPQKPAISLKSITFDQFVIQAGADMSGVATSLVSMNSSVKMTFRNTATFFGVHVTSTPVDLNYYQLTVATGTMPKFYQSRKSQRSVRVMVIGSHIPLYGGGANLNSVNGKPVEPVPLTLSVMVRSRAYVLGKLVKPKFYKKIECSIVMDPKKMGKAISLVKKCTYQ